The Brevinematales bacterium genome includes a region encoding these proteins:
- a CDS encoding type III PLP-dependent enzyme translates to MEKGTSKKSEARIFTEKVFKKIKHAIPNLLLEHKPPFLIIDSYTIKKKYYELVKNFPDFKIYYAVKANDHIEVLNVLASIGANFEVASVSEVLRLIEIGVGGNRMITSNPVKPPEFIEVCRQVGIKYLCVDSKEEIDKIKYLFPEANLYLRLEIDNPESTWPLSGKFGLLMDDVEELISYAKKRKVKLIGLTFHAGSQNNSLESFEKALKLSKQVFEIAEKYKIHMKLLNIGGGFPIDYTTKSKKIKDFKNKIYNQLKMFGNYKNLILQMEPGRRIVGEAGVLVSRVIGKATRNKENWIYLDVGVFNGLMETIGGINYTFRTNSRKKEKVWNIGGPSCDSMDVIAKEVILPEPDVSDIIYILSTGAYTTVYGAPFNGYKVPHVVVI, encoded by the coding sequence GTGGAAAAAGGAACGTCGAAAAAATCAGAAGCAAGAATTTTTACAGAAAAAGTATTCAAAAAAATTAAGCACGCAATCCCAAATCTTCTTCTAGAACATAAACCTCCTTTCCTAATAATCGATTCCTACACCATAAAGAAAAAATACTACGAACTTGTAAAAAATTTTCCAGACTTTAAAATCTATTACGCAGTCAAAGCAAATGATCATATAGAAGTGCTAAATGTCCTCGCTAGCATAGGAGCAAACTTTGAAGTAGCATCTGTTTCTGAAGTACTAAGATTAATAGAAATAGGCGTAGGCGGCAATAGAATGATAACAAGTAATCCTGTCAAGCCACCAGAGTTTATAGAAGTTTGTAGACAAGTAGGAATAAAATACCTATGCGTAGATTCAAAAGAAGAAATAGATAAAATAAAATACCTATTTCCAGAAGCAAACCTATACCTAAGATTAGAAATCGATAACCCCGAAAGTACATGGCCACTAAGTGGTAAATTTGGCCTACTCATGGACGATGTTGAAGAACTAATATCATATGCAAAGAAAAGAAAAGTCAAACTAATAGGATTAACATTCCACGCAGGATCTCAAAATAACTCACTTGAAAGTTTCGAAAAAGCACTAAAACTATCAAAACAAGTATTCGAAATAGCAGAAAAATACAAAATACATATGAAACTACTAAACATAGGTGGAGGATTCCCTATTGATTACACTACAAAGTCTAAAAAAATAAAAGACTTCAAAAATAAAATATACAACCAACTAAAAATGTTTGGGAATTACAAAAACTTAATCCTACAAATGGAACCCGGTAGAAGAATAGTAGGTGAAGCTGGAGTACTAGTCTCAAGAGTCATAGGAAAAGCAACAAGAAATAAAGAAAATTGGATATATCTAGATGTAGGTGTATTTAACGGACTCATGGAAACAATCGGAGGAATAAATTATACCTTCAGAACAAACTCTAGAAAAAAAGAAAAAGTATGGAATATCGGAGGACCTTCTTGCGATAGCATGGATGTAATAGCAAAAGAAGTAATATTACCAGAACCAGATGTCAGCGACATAATCTACATACTTTCAACAGGTGCATACACAACAGTTTACGGCGCTCCTTTCAACGGATATAAAGTCCCACACGTAGTAGTTATATAA